From a single Hymenobacter sp. YIM 151500-1 genomic region:
- the mltG gene encoding endolytic transglycosylase MltG → MTTTRIDYKARALKRRKRFAYATGIIGLLLVTFSYYFYQVFFTPNIETKGQRTYVLIPRGADWKTALSRIEQTGAVVDKLSLRFVARLMKYDQPGAVKPGNYELKEGLTNRQLLNVLKSGSQSPLQLTFNTVRLRQDLVSRLAAQVDVPARTLDSLLRSPSYTKSLGFDTTSILTMFIPNTYELYWNTSADKLMQRMKKEYEKFWTPARDAKRKALGLSRAEVSTLASIVEAEQQQHPDERPRVAGVYLNRLRRGMKLQADPTVVYANGDFGIKRVLNVHLTKDSPYNTYKYGGLPPGPINLPSIASIDAVLNPEQHNYLYFCAKEDFSGYHAFARTEQEHLVNARRYQAALTRSGIMK, encoded by the coding sequence ATGACTACAACCCGCATCGACTACAAAGCCCGCGCCCTGAAGCGCCGCAAGCGTTTTGCCTACGCCACGGGCATCATCGGGCTGCTGCTGGTTACGTTTTCCTACTATTTCTACCAGGTATTCTTTACGCCCAACATTGAAACCAAAGGCCAGCGCACCTACGTGCTGATTCCGCGCGGGGCCGACTGGAAAACGGCGCTGAGCCGCATCGAGCAGACCGGGGCCGTGGTAGACAAGCTGAGTCTGCGCTTCGTGGCCCGCCTGATGAAGTACGACCAACCGGGCGCCGTAAAGCCCGGCAACTACGAGCTGAAGGAAGGCCTGACCAACCGCCAGCTACTCAACGTGCTCAAGAGCGGGTCTCAGTCGCCGCTGCAACTCACGTTTAACACGGTGCGCTTGCGCCAGGACCTCGTGAGCCGCCTGGCAGCCCAAGTCGACGTGCCCGCCCGCACCCTCGACTCGCTTTTGCGCAGCCCCAGCTACACCAAGAGCCTGGGCTTCGACACGACGAGCATCCTGACCATGTTCATCCCCAACACCTACGAGCTGTACTGGAACACCTCGGCCGACAAGCTCATGCAGCGCATGAAGAAGGAATACGAGAAGTTCTGGACGCCGGCCCGTGACGCTAAGCGCAAGGCGCTGGGCCTGAGCCGTGCCGAGGTTAGCACCCTGGCCAGCATCGTGGAGGCCGAGCAACAGCAGCACCCCGACGAGCGGCCCCGCGTGGCCGGCGTCTACCTCAACCGCCTCCGGCGCGGCATGAAGCTGCAAGCCGACCCCACCGTGGTGTACGCCAACGGCGACTTCGGCATCAAGCGGGTGCTCAACGTGCACCTGACCAAAGACTCGCCCTACAACACCTATAAGTACGGCGGCCTGCCGCCCGGCCCCATTAACCTGCCCAGCATTGCCAGCATCGACGCCGTGCTCAACCCCGAGCAGCACAACTACCTGTACTTCTGCGCCAAAGAGGACTTCAGCGGCTACCACGCCTTCGCCCGCACCGAGCAGGAGCACCTGGTAAACGCCCGCCGCTACCAAGCGGCCCTAACGCGCAGTGGAATCATGAAATAA
- a CDS encoding L-threonylcarbamoyladenylate synthase — translation MAATLLRIHPDNPPMNRLLQAVEVLRNGGVIIYPTDTIYGLGCDIHNARAVEKLCRIKGVQPEKANLSFICSDLAHITDYANGITTPVYKVLKKALPGPFTFIFEASTKAPRYGGVKRKTVGIRVPDNNICLSLVRELGNPIVSTSIHDEDEVLEYSTDPDLIYEKYRPLVDMVIDGGFGNNIASTVVDCTNEDFDIIRQGAGDIEQYL, via the coding sequence ATGGCTGCAACTCTGCTTCGCATTCATCCTGATAACCCGCCCATGAACCGCCTGCTCCAGGCCGTAGAAGTACTGCGCAACGGCGGCGTCATCATCTACCCCACCGATACCATCTATGGCCTGGGCTGCGACATTCACAACGCCCGCGCCGTCGAGAAGCTGTGCCGCATCAAGGGCGTGCAGCCCGAAAAAGCCAATCTGTCTTTTATCTGCTCCGACCTGGCTCACATCACCGACTACGCCAACGGCATCACCACGCCGGTATATAAGGTGCTGAAAAAGGCCCTGCCCGGCCCGTTCACGTTTATTTTCGAGGCCAGCACCAAAGCCCCGCGCTACGGCGGCGTCAAGCGCAAAACCGTGGGCATCCGGGTGCCCGACAACAACATCTGCCTAAGCCTGGTGCGTGAGCTGGGCAACCCCATCGTCAGCACCTCCATCCACGACGAAGACGAGGTGCTGGAGTACAGCACCGACCCCGACCTGATTTACGAGAAGTACCGTCCCCTGGTGGATATGGTTATCGACGGCGGCTTCGGCAACAACATCGCCAGCACGGTCGTCGACTGCACCAACGAGGACTTCGACATCATCCGCCAAGGCGCCGGCGACATTGAGCAGTATTTGTGA